Proteins co-encoded in one Desulfallas thermosapovorans DSM 6562 genomic window:
- a CDS encoding CRISPR-associated DxTHG motif protein, which yields MSGRILLTSLSAYPKNTVYYLEKDASKKVETDLATLALLQLLPREELPHKIIVLCTTLILEKIYPVFREKVITEYPKMDVVYIKIPDGKSTEELWQIMHEILVDQDLIPAKCRLTLDLTHGYRTFPFLFFTAALYLKALRGVNIDAAYYGLYEMIERDKPKPIVDVSLILDMVEWFYAARIFSETGQAGSLLDRLAPYAVLPEGVSGRERKPYELVEKLRQDFKQVADAYAQALPLEFGIAADKLLKKLSGPLPEHLQAQMPLPEELFGTIKQFITPFALPGLKKGKQKLGLDYCELRRQASIIDRYMEQGYVNFAAGLIREWMVSVCLYHVQAGDEPKVVGEKWLSNKDYGRKGVEEKLGALGDTYRHRKEQLDGQQQWLASLWKYMTDKRNGLHHHGFRQNNALLGQEHLADIRSKWQELKDALEDGTKWRLDFSPMAAESAEPLGGGTLLVTPLGLSKGLLYSALRHINPDALFVISSADAACYLDEIKQAASWEGDVFTRYMQDVHAGFSEGPGICAAALPLMKQYSRVVVNITGGTTAMQHIVQQVFEQALSGAVQVRRIALVDRRNPAEQREQPYVTGELIELGD from the coding sequence TTGTCTGGTAGAATTCTATTAACTTCATTGAGTGCATACCCAAAAAATACAGTGTATTACCTGGAAAAGGATGCTTCTAAAAAGGTTGAAACAGATTTGGCTACTTTGGCTTTACTGCAACTCCTACCACGGGAAGAGTTGCCGCATAAAATTATTGTTTTGTGCACAACTCTAATTTTGGAGAAAATTTACCCGGTGTTTAGAGAAAAAGTAATAACGGAATATCCCAAGATGGATGTAGTATACATTAAAATACCCGATGGCAAATCAACCGAAGAATTATGGCAGATTATGCACGAAATTTTAGTTGATCAAGATTTAATTCCTGCAAAATGCCGGCTTACTCTGGACTTAACCCACGGGTATAGAACTTTTCCCTTTTTATTTTTTACTGCTGCTCTGTATTTAAAAGCTCTTCGCGGTGTAAATATAGATGCGGCTTATTATGGCCTCTATGAAATGATAGAAAGGGATAAACCTAAACCAATTGTGGATGTATCCCTCATCCTGGACATGGTGGAATGGTTTTATGCCGCCAGAATATTTTCAGAAACCGGCCAGGCCGGCAGCCTGTTAGATAGATTGGCACCTTACGCCGTATTGCCGGAAGGTGTAAGCGGCCGTGAACGCAAGCCGTACGAGTTGGTGGAAAAACTGCGCCAGGACTTCAAACAGGTGGCTGATGCCTATGCCCAGGCGTTGCCATTGGAGTTTGGTATTGCGGCGGACAAGCTCTTAAAAAAATTGAGCGGGCCTTTGCCGGAGCACCTGCAGGCCCAAATGCCCCTGCCGGAGGAGTTGTTTGGTACCATAAAACAATTTATCACTCCCTTTGCCCTGCCGGGACTGAAAAAGGGAAAGCAAAAACTTGGACTGGATTACTGTGAACTCCGGCGCCAGGCCAGTATTATCGACAGGTATATGGAACAGGGTTATGTAAACTTTGCAGCCGGGTTGATACGTGAATGGATGGTTTCCGTTTGCTTGTATCACGTCCAGGCAGGGGATGAACCAAAGGTGGTTGGTGAAAAGTGGCTTTCCAACAAAGACTACGGGCGTAAGGGTGTAGAAGAAAAGCTGGGGGCATTGGGTGATACTTACCGTCATCGCAAGGAGCAACTTGATGGGCAGCAACAGTGGCTGGCTTCTCTATGGAAATATATGACGGATAAACGCAACGGCCTTCATCACCATGGTTTCCGGCAAAACAACGCTTTGCTGGGCCAAGAACACTTGGCGGATATCCGGTCCAAGTGGCAGGAATTAAAGGATGCGCTGGAAGATGGTACAAAATGGAGACTTGATTTTTCTCCTATGGCTGCAGAAAGCGCCGAGCCCTTAGGTGGCGGCACGCTGCTGGTCACCCCTTTGGGGCTTTCCAAAGGGCTGTTGTATTCGGCCCTGCGTCACATTAATCCCGACGCCCTGTTTGTTATATCTTCCGCTGATGCAGCCTGTTACCTGGATGAAATAAAGCAAGCGGCAAGCTGGGAAGGTGATGTTTTTACCCGGTATATGCAGGACGTCCATGCGGGTTTTTCCGAAGGCCCGGGTATTTGTGCCGCTGCGCTGCCGTTAATGAAGCAATATAGCCGGGTGGTGGTGAATATCACCGGTGGCACCACGGCTATGCAGCATATTGTGCAGCAAGTCTTTGAACAGGCATTATCCGGAGCCGTCCAGGTGCGGCGCATTGCCCTGGTGGACAGGCGGAACCCGGCGGAACAGCGGGAACAGCCCTATGTCACGGGGGAATTGATAGAACTGGGAGATTAA
- a CDS encoding SPL family radical SAM protein, producing the protein MCDRKNHNQQVSLKFGKVTKTFPLVELPCKHIVVKSAKELHGWWPGKRECTAERLLVNPYNGCTHNCAFCYAHAMWGYFNLYHSRKIVTVFEDFHLEVARQLDGLEVASCGYLSPVTDPFQPLNIKYQLSEKLIKVFVDRNLPIEFITKNVITDEALRLMEKQEHSFGQVSIITPDEELRRRLVPGGAPTEKLLDNLTRLKQAGKFAVCRIDPIIPGITDDERQLDQLVGMAVKAGADHIITSCMDIPQKIRPVLIAQLAGINSSIPRLYRELYTENLDGQWHVNINTRRLLFQMMSGICRRHGVSLALCMEYESVNGRVHGLNREFMTTRNCEGLDVPLYIRQGGTFRPVNCDGACLLCKEPVCGISELAGGGAWKLKDYRRWSKQIKENKEPRLF; encoded by the coding sequence ATGTGCGATAGAAAGAATCATAACCAACAGGTTAGCTTGAAGTTCGGCAAGGTAACTAAAACGTTTCCGCTGGTGGAACTGCCCTGTAAACACATTGTCGTTAAATCCGCCAAGGAACTGCACGGGTGGTGGCCGGGCAAGCGGGAGTGTACCGCGGAGCGACTGCTGGTAAACCCTTACAACGGGTGCACCCATAATTGTGCCTTTTGTTATGCCCATGCTATGTGGGGATATTTTAATCTTTATCACAGCCGGAAAATAGTTACAGTTTTTGAAGATTTCCATCTCGAAGTGGCCCGCCAGCTGGACGGGCTGGAAGTGGCCAGCTGCGGGTACCTGTCTCCGGTGACAGACCCTTTTCAGCCTTTAAATATCAAGTATCAACTGTCCGAAAAGCTAATTAAAGTTTTTGTGGACCGCAATTTGCCCATTGAGTTCATCACTAAAAATGTTATCACGGATGAGGCCCTCAGGTTAATGGAAAAACAGGAACATTCTTTCGGGCAGGTATCCATTATTACCCCGGATGAGGAGTTGCGCCGGCGTTTAGTGCCGGGCGGTGCACCCACTGAAAAACTGTTGGATAATTTAACCCGGTTAAAACAGGCCGGCAAATTTGCTGTATGCCGCATAGACCCCATTATTCCCGGCATCACTGATGATGAAAGACAACTGGACCAACTGGTGGGTATGGCGGTTAAGGCCGGTGCAGATCATATTATCACCAGTTGTATGGATATTCCGCAAAAAATCAGGCCTGTCCTGATAGCGCAGCTTGCGGGTATCAACAGCAGTATTCCCCGCTTGTACCGGGAGCTGTATACAGAAAACCTGGACGGCCAGTGGCATGTCAATATAAATACCCGCCGTTTACTGTTTCAAATGATGTCTGGTATTTGCCGCCGGCACGGGGTGAGTTTGGCCCTGTGCATGGAATATGAATCGGTAAATGGACGGGTGCACGGTTTAAACCGGGAGTTTATGACCACCAGGAATTGCGAAGGTTTGGACGTCCCTTTATACATCAGGCAAGGCGGTACTTTTAGACCGGTGAATTGCGACGGGGCCTGCTTGTTATGTAAAGAACCGGTTTGCGGTATCAGTGAGCTGGCCGGCGGCGGAGCCTGGAAGTTAAAAGACTATCGCAGGTGGAGCAAACAGATCAAAGAAAACAAGGAACCCAGGTTGTTCTAG
- a CDS encoding small ribosomal subunit Rsm22 family protein: MMYLRLNEKQYNRLENILCPGGSWLFPDNLGGMLARKISRSMGWPVAPGDVVAVMEGWGREILSHLAGNISTAYKGQAGPTDYSRLWTAYSLYYLPANFPKVLRVLLGLLRGGVLPKKLKLLDIGTGPGTVSLAVLYFYDMISLVAGKEGLSVEITLLDRFREHLDFALANIKSWQVLQQISFPVKVNPVVCGCLEKESDQLRKLLNTGGYNLVVPSHVINEYELHDTTSALDVVQFALEMTADNGSLVIIEPATEGISRRIARLHWQLKSAGLATAFAPCAYPWKKYPGKQRRCACWSHACEPWHKPASVQVLEKYGACSKNDVDFNYLILRKDGLNRFKAHRNPGKYAREGYVKLLHGYKYMGEKVNIVGVATNVYRRSELMIIDICDGTCGTHNYCYIEARGNCWSPANDMLRSVRHGDFIDLRGVGVAPGARGSHYTLKLSGDTKAVVYR, encoded by the coding sequence TTGATGTACTTGCGTTTAAATGAAAAACAGTATAACCGGTTGGAAAATATCCTTTGCCCCGGGGGCAGCTGGCTGTTTCCCGACAATCTTGGCGGTATGCTGGCACGAAAAATATCTCGCTCCATGGGATGGCCCGTGGCACCGGGGGATGTTGTTGCAGTGATGGAGGGATGGGGGCGGGAGATTCTCAGTCATTTGGCCGGTAATATCTCCACGGCATACAAAGGTCAAGCCGGTCCCACTGACTATTCCCGGTTGTGGACGGCATACAGTTTATATTACCTGCCGGCTAATTTTCCCAAAGTGCTCAGGGTTTTGCTCGGGCTGTTACGGGGAGGAGTGCTCCCTAAAAAATTGAAACTGTTGGATATTGGAACCGGCCCCGGCACCGTTTCGTTGGCCGTTCTTTATTTTTACGATATGATATCTTTGGTTGCCGGCAAGGAAGGCCTGAGTGTGGAAATTACGCTTTTGGACCGCTTCCGGGAGCATTTGGACTTTGCACTGGCTAATATAAAAAGCTGGCAGGTGCTGCAGCAAATCTCTTTCCCGGTTAAGGTCAATCCTGTTGTTTGTGGCTGCCTGGAAAAAGAAAGCGATCAGCTTCGTAAATTATTAAACACAGGGGGCTATAATCTGGTCGTGCCCTCCCATGTAATTAATGAATACGAACTTCATGATACAACTTCGGCTCTGGATGTTGTCCAATTTGCCCTGGAGATGACCGCTGATAACGGCAGCCTGGTCATTATTGAACCGGCAACAGAAGGCATTTCCCGCAGGATCGCCCGTTTACACTGGCAGTTAAAGTCTGCTGGATTGGCCACTGCTTTTGCCCCCTGTGCTTACCCGTGGAAGAAATACCCCGGGAAGCAGCGGCGATGCGCTTGCTGGAGTCATGCCTGTGAGCCGTGGCATAAACCTGCTTCCGTGCAGGTACTTGAAAAGTACGGGGCTTGTTCCAAAAATGATGTGGATTTTAACTATTTAATACTGCGCAAGGACGGGTTGAACCGGTTTAAAGCCCATCGCAACCCCGGGAAATATGCCCGGGAGGGATATGTTAAATTGCTGCACGGCTATAAATATATGGGAGAAAAAGTGAACATAGTTGGGGTGGCCACCAACGTTTACCGGCGCAGCGAGTTGATGATAATAGACATTTGCGATGGCACCTGCGGTACCCATAATTATTGTTATATAGAAGCCCGGGGAAACTGTTGGAGCCCGGCTAATGATATGCTGCGCAGTGTCAGACACGGTGACTTTATTGATTTGCGTGGCGTTGGTGTGGCTCCCGGTGCGCGGGGCAGTCATTACACCCTTAAGTTGAGTGGGGATACGAAAGCCGTTGTATATCGCTAA
- a CDS encoding Dps family protein, whose translation MDTRTQPVTQTPRDIAGVVTNMTNFQGEFNLNKSGFNPNMPGHTSDHDMILRQPPRTTKEIGAGIGLPKEVRHEMALMLDDHLCALNVALHQYNKHHWLTEGAESFISLHHLLDEHIEKTQKHIDMIGERVARLGMVPTAHPVTQHELSYIKHEVEGRYTMRDFLRNDLEHELKIQEMLRKQIARAHELQDFGTVQVLEEVLLEREDLGYHLYSVLEDDTLVRGMNHLLDEKFDRAGDRPMNPGSRLQ comes from the coding sequence ATGGATACAAGAACGCAGCCCGTGACACAAACACCCCGGGACATAGCCGGCGTTGTAACCAACATGACAAATTTCCAGGGGGAATTTAACCTTAATAAATCAGGTTTTAACCCAAATATGCCGGGTCATACCAGTGACCATGACATGATTTTAAGGCAACCACCGCGAACTACCAAGGAAATCGGGGCGGGGATTGGTCTGCCCAAAGAAGTGCGTCATGAAATGGCATTAATGCTGGATGATCACCTTTGTGCCTTGAATGTTGCCCTGCATCAATATAACAAGCATCACTGGTTAACGGAGGGTGCCGAGTCATTTATAAGCCTGCACCATCTACTTGATGAACACATTGAAAAAACGCAAAAGCATATAGATATGATTGGCGAAAGGGTGGCCCGGCTTGGCATGGTACCCACTGCCCACCCGGTCACCCAGCATGAACTATCATATATCAAGCATGAAGTGGAAGGGCGCTATACCATGCGGGATTTTCTCCGCAATGACCTGGAGCACGAATTGAAGATACAGGAAATGCTGCGCAAGCAAATCGCCCGCGCCCACGAGTTGCAGGATTTCGGCACCGTGCAGGTTCTGGAAGAAGTGCTTTTGGAACGGGAAGACCTTGGATATCACCTCTACAGTGTACTGGAGGATGATACCCTGGTACGGGGGATGAATCACCTGCTGGATGAAAAATTTGACCGGGCCGGTGACCGTCCCATGAATCCGGGCTCCAGATTGCAGTAA
- a CDS encoding RNA recognition motif domain-containing protein: MAKTLYVGNLPWKTKAEDLDEAFSRYGEVLGSRIITDRETGRSRGFGFVEVKDEDAEGMIAALNGTDFEGRVITVNEARARE; encoded by the coding sequence ATGGCGAAGACATTATATGTGGGAAATCTACCGTGGAAAACCAAAGCCGAGGATTTGGATGAGGCCTTTTCACGATACGGGGAAGTACTGGGCAGTCGCATTATTACCGATAGGGAAACCGGCCGTTCCCGCGGCTTTGGTTTTGTGGAGGTAAAAGACGAGGATGCCGAAGGAATGATTGCAGCATTAAACGGCACCGATTTCGAGGGGCGGGTCATCACCGTCAACGAAGCCCGGGCCAGGGAATAG
- the nadD gene encoding nicotinate-nucleotide adenylyltransferase, with product MSDINKPAQPEKRRIGLMGGTFDPVHHGHLVAAEEARYQFGMEKVIFIPAGKPPHKTRQDISPPEHRLEMTRLAVSSNPHFTISDLEMKREGLSYTIDTVRAMKKVYAGWEIFFITGSDAVLEILTWKNVEGLLQECFFIAATRPGFNLEALGHKLSHLSREAVAKIKTIEVPALAISSTDIRHRVREGRPIKYLLPEAVEKFIYQNKLYQI from the coding sequence ATGAGTGATATAAATAAACCGGCCCAGCCGGAAAAAAGAAGAATCGGCCTGATGGGGGGTACCTTTGACCCGGTGCACCACGGCCATTTGGTGGCGGCGGAGGAAGCCCGCTACCAGTTTGGTATGGAAAAGGTGATCTTTATCCCGGCGGGAAAGCCTCCGCACAAAACCAGACAGGATATTTCACCGCCGGAACATCGCCTGGAAATGACCAGGCTGGCGGTCAGTTCCAACCCCCATTTCACCATATCCGACCTGGAGATGAAAAGGGAAGGATTGTCCTACACCATTGACACGGTGCGGGCCATGAAAAAAGTATATGCCGGGTGGGAAATATTCTTTATCACGGGTTCCGATGCCGTGCTGGAAATACTAACCTGGAAAAACGTGGAGGGACTGCTCCAGGAATGCTTTTTTATTGCGGCCACCCGACCGGGGTTTAACCTGGAGGCTTTGGGTCATAAACTGAGCCACCTGTCCAGGGAAGCTGTGGCTAAAATTAAAACCATCGAGGTGCCCGCGCTGGCCATTTCATCCACCGATATCAGACACCGGGTGCGGGAAGGCAGGCCTATAAAATATTTGCTGCCGGAAGCTGTGGAAAAATTTATCTATCAAAATAAATTATACCAAATTTAA
- a CDS encoding glutamate-5-semialdehyde dehydrogenase codes for MEQQVIAKAQKAKEAARRLAYLPTDIKNNALLAMADSLIKNTEKILEANEIDVRAGREKGLSRALIDRLLLTSERVADMAEGLRMVASLPDPVGEVESMWTRPNGLRIGRTRVPLGVVGIIYEARPNVTVDAAGLCLKAGNAVVLRGGSEAINSNTAITNIIAAAATGAGLPEGAINLIEITDRAAVNIMLKLNDYIDVIIPRGGAGLIQTVVQNATVPVIETGVGNCHVFVDRYADLEAARRIVINAKCQRPGVCNAIESLLIHRAVAGEFLPGILAALKESGVEVRGCQRTRDAADWVKPATEEDYAGEFLDLIIAVKVVDSLDEALDHIYHYGTKHSEAIVTENYTRAMRFLNEVDAAAVYVNASTRFTDGGQYGFGAEIGISTQKLHARGPMGLKELTTNKYIVFGQGQIRG; via the coding sequence ATGGAACAACAGGTCATTGCCAAGGCCCAAAAAGCCAAAGAGGCGGCCCGCCGGCTGGCCTACCTGCCCACGGATATCAAAAACAATGCTTTGCTGGCCATGGCGGACAGTTTAATCAAGAACACTGAGAAGATACTGGAGGCTAACGAAATTGACGTTCGCGCGGGCCGGGAAAAGGGGCTCTCCCGGGCGCTGATCGACCGGCTACTGTTGACCTCGGAACGGGTGGCGGATATGGCGGAAGGATTGCGCATGGTGGCCTCGCTGCCCGACCCGGTGGGGGAAGTGGAAAGCATGTGGACCCGTCCCAACGGGCTGCGGATAGGACGCACCCGGGTTCCCCTGGGCGTGGTGGGCATAATATATGAAGCCCGGCCCAATGTAACGGTGGATGCCGCCGGGTTATGCCTGAAAGCCGGTAATGCGGTGGTGCTCCGGGGCGGCTCCGAGGCCATCAATTCCAACACTGCCATTACCAATATCATAGCCGCCGCGGCTACCGGAGCCGGGCTGCCCGAGGGCGCCATCAACCTGATTGAAATTACCGACCGGGCAGCGGTTAACATCATGCTGAAATTAAACGATTATATCGATGTAATTATCCCCCGGGGCGGCGCCGGTTTAATTCAAACCGTGGTGCAAAACGCCACCGTACCCGTCATTGAAACCGGTGTGGGCAACTGTCACGTTTTCGTGGACCGCTATGCCGATTTGGAGGCCGCCCGGCGAATCGTTATTAATGCCAAATGCCAGCGCCCCGGGGTTTGTAACGCCATAGAATCATTGCTGATCCACCGGGCTGTGGCTGGTGAATTCCTGCCCGGAATCCTCGCTGCACTGAAAGAGTCCGGGGTGGAGGTGCGCGGCTGCCAGCGTACCAGGGATGCGGCCGATTGGGTAAAACCGGCCACCGAAGAAGACTATGCCGGCGAGTTCCTGGATTTGATTATTGCCGTAAAAGTGGTGGACAGCCTGGATGAGGCGCTGGATCATATTTATCATTACGGCACCAAACATTCCGAAGCCATTGTAACGGAGAATTACACCCGGGCCATGCGCTTTTTAAATGAAGTGGATGCCGCGGCAGTATATGTCAATGCCTCCACCCGTTTTACCGACGGCGGTCAATACGGTTTCGGGGCCGAGATCGGCATCAGCACCCAAAAGCTGCACGCCCGGGGACCCATGGGGTTAAAAGAGCTGACCACCAACAAATATATTGTATTCGGCCAGGGGCAAATCAGGGGGTAA
- the proB gene encoding glutamate 5-kinase: MEKRNYSRMQRIVVKVGSSSLTYNTGKLNICQIEALVRQLADLHNRGLDVLLVTSGAVGAGMGKLGFKERPRTIPEKQAAAAVGQGLLLHMYEKLFAEYGLVVGQVLLTREDFADRRRFLNARHTLQTMLNMHIIPVINENDTVAVDEIKLGDNDNLAAMVAALVDADLLILLSDVDGLYDDKPGTPGARVIREIHEINGEIEALAGGVGSAVGTGGMATKIQAARIAMHSGLVTVIARAAEPDVIRRLVSGEPLGTAFWPSVKLVNKKRWIAFSATVCGRIYIDEGAVRALREKGKSLLPSGVVKVEGDFEMGNTVSVMDLTGKEIARGIVNYAAPEIERIKGKQTSEIAMVLGYKDYDEVIHRDNLALE, translated from the coding sequence ATGGAAAAGAGAAATTACAGTCGCATGCAGCGGATAGTGGTCAAGGTTGGCTCCAGCTCCCTCACTTATAACACGGGCAAACTGAACATCTGCCAGATTGAGGCGCTGGTGCGCCAGCTGGCCGACTTGCACAACCGGGGCCTGGATGTGCTGCTGGTTACTTCCGGGGCGGTGGGGGCCGGAATGGGCAAACTGGGTTTTAAAGAACGTCCCCGCACCATCCCTGAGAAGCAGGCGGCGGCTGCCGTGGGACAGGGTTTGCTGCTGCATATGTACGAAAAATTATTTGCCGAATACGGGCTGGTGGTGGGGCAAGTGCTGTTGACCCGGGAGGATTTTGCCGACCGCCGCCGGTTTTTGAACGCCCGCCACACGCTACAAACCATGCTGAACATGCATATTATACCGGTGATCAATGAAAACGACACCGTGGCGGTGGATGAAATCAAACTGGGTGATAACGACAACCTGGCAGCCATGGTGGCCGCCCTGGTGGACGCGGATCTTTTGATCCTTCTTTCGGATGTGGACGGGCTGTACGATGATAAACCAGGCACGCCCGGCGCCCGGGTCATCCGGGAAATCCACGAGATAAACGGTGAGATAGAAGCCCTGGCCGGAGGGGTGGGGTCGGCGGTGGGCACAGGGGGTATGGCCACCAAAATCCAGGCCGCCCGCATAGCCATGCACTCGGGCCTGGTGACGGTGATTGCCCGGGCCGCCGAGCCCGACGTGATCAGGCGGTTGGTGAGCGGTGAACCCCTGGGCACCGCCTTTTGGCCATCGGTAAAACTGGTGAATAAAAAAAGGTGGATCGCTTTTAGCGCCACTGTCTGCGGGCGCATTTACATAGATGAAGGGGCGGTCCGGGCCTTGCGGGAAAAGGGCAAAAGCCTGTTACCCTCGGGGGTGGTCAAAGTGGAAGGCGATTTCGAAATGGGCAATACGGTGAGTGTAATGGACCTGACCGGCAAGGAAATAGCCCGGGGAATAGTCAACTATGCCGCCCCCGAAATAGAACGTATCAAGGGCAAACAAACCAGTGAAATAGCCATGGTACTGGGCTATAAGGATTATGACGAGGTGATCCACCGGGACAACCTGGCGCTGGAGTAG
- the obgE gene encoding GTPase ObgE, translating to MFYDRAKIYVKGGDGGDGCVAFRREKYVPEGGPWGGDGGRGGNVIFRGDGGLRTLVDFRYQRHYKAQRGQHGRGKGMHGRQGGDLVIRVPLGTVIREEDTNRVLGDITVDGQEVVVARGGRGGRGNARFATPQNKAPTMAEKGEPGEERQLVLELKLLADVGLLGFPNAGKSTLIARVSAARPKIADYPFTTLTPNLGVVSLGEGESFVMADIPGLIEGAHDGAGLGHHFLRHVERTKLLVHVLDGAGTGGRDPLDDFRVINRELALYDQTLAARPQVVAVNKMDLPGSEENLERIKNALAGEYEIFAISAVTGAGTAELIRRVYELLKELPVPDLPGIQTAEAAETVHRSEPRFSIRREGDELVVTGREIEKHVAMTDLDNEAAVNRLQRIMQVMGLEQALRDYGAKNGDIVRIKDLTFEFVE from the coding sequence ATGTTCTACGACAGGGCTAAAATCTATGTCAAGGGAGGCGACGGCGGTGATGGCTGTGTAGCCTTCCGGCGTGAAAAATATGTGCCCGAAGGCGGCCCGTGGGGCGGTGACGGCGGCCGGGGCGGCAACGTCATCTTTCGTGGCGACGGGGGGCTGCGCACCCTGGTGGATTTTCGCTACCAGCGCCATTACAAGGCCCAACGGGGCCAGCACGGGCGGGGTAAAGGCATGCACGGCCGCCAGGGCGGGGATCTGGTGATCCGGGTACCCCTGGGTACTGTAATCCGGGAAGAAGATACTAACCGGGTACTGGGTGATATCACCGTGGACGGCCAGGAGGTGGTGGTGGCCCGGGGCGGGCGCGGCGGCCGGGGCAATGCCCGGTTTGCCACCCCGCAAAATAAAGCACCCACCATGGCCGAAAAGGGCGAGCCCGGCGAGGAGCGCCAGCTGGTGCTGGAATTGAAACTGCTGGCTGATGTGGGATTGCTGGGCTTTCCCAACGCCGGCAAATCCACCCTGATCGCCCGGGTTTCAGCGGCCCGGCCCAAAATAGCGGATTATCCATTCACCACCCTGACCCCCAATTTAGGGGTGGTCAGCCTGGGTGAGGGGGAAAGTTTTGTCATGGCCGACATACCGGGCCTCATCGAGGGCGCCCATGATGGGGCCGGGCTGGGGCATCATTTTTTGCGCCATGTGGAGCGCACCAAACTGCTGGTGCACGTGCTGGACGGAGCGGGCACCGGGGGCCGCGACCCGCTGGACGATTTCCGTGTCATTAACCGGGAACTGGCTCTGTATGATCAGACCCTGGCGGCCCGGCCCCAGGTGGTGGCGGTGAATAAAATGGATCTGCCGGGCAGTGAAGAAAACCTGGAGCGCATAAAAAACGCCCTGGCTGGTGAGTATGAAATATTTGCCATTTCAGCGGTTACCGGAGCGGGCACCGCTGAATTAATTCGCCGGGTGTACGAACTGCTCAAGGAATTACCTGTTCCGGATTTGCCCGGAATACAGACAGCGGAAGCGGCGGAAACAGTACACCGGTCCGAGCCGCGGTTCAGCATCCGCAGGGAGGGTGATGAACTGGTGGTTACGGGCCGGGAAATAGAAAAACACGTGGCCATGACGGATCTGGACAACGAAGCGGCGGTGAACCGGCTGCAGCGCATTATGCAGGTGATGGGCCTAGAACAGGCGCTGCGGGATTACGGCGCTAAAAACGGTGATATTGTGCGGATTAAGGATTTAACATTTGAATTTGTTGAATAA
- a CDS encoding sensor histidine kinase, whose translation METAKMLELLSVQRHDFLNHLQVISGLIQLKKEAAAREYIKRVTGDIISLSKVVHLNIPEVAAVLLYANNRAANHRIEINFDIQINPGESTVPGELLAALLGEVLNDIIDYLSPPEVLSRKVSVSITGTPGDCTWQISFGAVPDLPPTRIMDSARRAEEQGVRLKVHITG comes from the coding sequence TTGGAAACCGCCAAAATGCTGGAGCTGCTTTCGGTGCAGAGGCATGATTTTCTAAATCACCTGCAGGTCATTTCGGGCTTGATCCAATTAAAGAAGGAAGCCGCGGCCCGGGAATACATAAAAAGGGTTACCGGTGATATTATCAGCTTGAGCAAAGTTGTACATTTAAACATCCCCGAGGTGGCCGCGGTTTTGCTGTATGCCAATAACCGGGCGGCCAATCACCGGATTGAAATTAATTTTGATATACAAATCAACCCCGGTGAAAGCACGGTGCCCGGTGAGCTTTTGGCGGCCCTGCTGGGTGAAGTTTTAAACGATATTATAGATTACCTGTCCCCGCCGGAGGTTTTAAGCCGTAAGGTATCCGTCAGCATAACCGGTACCCCCGGCGACTGCACATGGCAAATCAGCTTTGGTGCTGTCCCCGACCTACCCCCCACCCGGATAATGGACAGCGCCCGCCGTGCTGAAGAACAAGGGGTTAGGCTTAAAGTTCATATAACCGGCTGA
- the rpmA gene encoding 50S ribosomal protein L27 — protein MAHKKGVGSSRNGRDSNPKMLGVKRGDGQFVTAGSILVRQRGTRIHPGQNVGRGGDDTLFAKVDGIVSFQTRGKNKKVVNIKEVAAEAAI, from the coding sequence TTGGCACATAAGAAAGGTGTAGGTAGTTCTCGTAACGGTCGCGATTCCAATCCTAAGATGCTTGGCGTTAAACGGGGCGATGGTCAATTCGTTACCGCAGGCAGCATTCTGGTTCGCCAGCGGGGCACCCGTATACATCCCGGTCAAAACGTGGGGCGCGGGGGAGACGATACATTGTTTGCCAAGGTGGACGGTATTGTATCCTTCCAAACCAGGGGTAAGAATAAAAAGGTGGTCAATATTAAGGAAGTTGCAGCAGAAGCAGCCATCTAG